A window of Spirochaetota bacterium contains these coding sequences:
- a CDS encoding response regulator yields the protein MNSESLVILLVEDDPAHAEIVLRNFEDLHLANRVIVVENGQDALDYLFRREKFADTTAYPMPGLVLLDLRLPKVDGLEVLRIIKSDEIVGRIPVVILTTSIDEFDKLRASQFDANSYLVKPINFSQIIQLMESLGFYWLME from the coding sequence ATGAATTCCGAATCGCTGGTGATACTGCTTGTCGAGGATGACCCCGCGCATGCCGAAATCGTGCTTCGGAATTTCGAGGATCTCCATCTCGCGAATCGCGTGATAGTCGTTGAAAACGGCCAGGACGCGCTGGATTACCTGTTCCGGCGGGAAAAATTCGCGGATACCACGGCATATCCCATGCCCGGCCTTGTGCTGCTCGACCTGCGGCTGCCGAAGGTGGACGGCCTCGAGGTTCTTCGCATCATCAAGTCGGACGAGATCGTGGGACGTATTCCCGTCGTCATCCTCACGACCTCGATCGACGAGTTCGATAAGCTGCGCGCCTCGCAATTCGACGCGAACAGCTACCTGGTCAAGCCGATAAATTTTTCCCAGATCATTCAACTCATGGAATCCCTGGGCTTTTACTGGCTCATGGAATAG
- a CDS encoding cobalamin-binding protein: MNQYLADVHDAVAKVIDDNFLGLIHRCLEQGVSPLEIIQEGLGRGLDAVGAKFEEGEYFLADLIIAGDMVTRATGMLSERLSPGEHGVKGKVILATVKGDVHDIGKKVVGIMLAASGYEIIDLGADVPAAKIVGAIRETGARMVGLSVLLTTMVYGIREVVAGLTQAGMRDGVKIAIGGACCSPHLAEEMGVDAFGESAIAAVRIFDGFCASAAG, from the coding sequence ATGAACCAGTACCTGGCCGATGTACATGACGCGGTCGCGAAGGTCATCGACGATAATTTTTTGGGTCTGATACACAGGTGCCTGGAGCAGGGCGTGTCGCCCCTCGAGATAATCCAGGAAGGGCTGGGCCGGGGCCTCGATGCCGTGGGCGCGAAATTCGAGGAGGGTGAATATTTTCTCGCCGACCTCATCATCGCCGGAGACATGGTAACCAGGGCCACCGGGATGCTCAGCGAAAGGCTCTCGCCGGGCGAACACGGCGTGAAGGGCAAGGTGATCCTCGCGACGGTGAAGGGTGACGTTCACGATATAGGGAAAAAGGTCGTCGGGATCATGCTGGCGGCGTCCGGGTACGAGATCATCGACCTGGGGGCGGACGTTCCTGCCGCGAAGATCGTAGGCGCGATCCGCGAAACGGGCGCGAGGATGGTGGGACTTTCGGTGCTTCTTACTACCATGGTATACGGCATCCGGGAGGTGGTCGCAGGTCTTACGCAGGCCGGAATGCGTGACGGGGTGAAGATCGCCATTGGCGGGGCGTGCTGCTCGCCGCATCTCGCGGAGGAAATGGGCGTGGATGCCTTTGGCGAATCGGCGATCGCGGCGGTGCGCATATTCGACGGGTTCTGCGCGTCCGCGGCCGGATAG
- a CDS encoding response regulator translates to MNSLPGKIIIVDDEPVHMEAIERAINEALPGCEIGKAGSLAEYRRLLERFTPDIALIDLNLPDGKAIEALESPIEDARFPVLIMTSFGSEKWAVEAIKTGALDYMVKSHETFLDMPRTLERSMREWSLIQDRKQAREALRQSEEVFRQIAVNSRDVYWLMVPGSRALIYVNPAYEQVYNRSIESLKEHPLSWLEVVHPADVARVRESFTTGSGEGLNLEFRVLQPEEGVRWLWARTFPITDDTGAVRRILGVASDITDRKEIEEQQLVIQKLESIGVLAGGIAHDFNNLLTMIVGNICLAMMNMDQSDSAYERLKKAEGACETAKDLAYRLLTFSKGGDPVTKVVSPGGVLREAVDFFLAGSPIQGEYRIDEDLFPVEMDENQMRQVFYNLTINAKEAMPSGGTLRVAAKNKRLKGARKTDLKPGDYVNISFIDEGIGIRAADLNKIFDPYFTSTGLSTKKGKGLGLAICHSIVQKHGGSIHAESVEGEGATFEIYLPAYKEPEE, encoded by the coding sequence ATGAACTCACTTCCTGGAAAAATAATCATCGTGGACGACGAGCCGGTTCACATGGAGGCGATCGAACGGGCGATCAACGAGGCGTTGCCGGGATGTGAAATCGGCAAGGCGGGCTCGCTCGCCGAATATCGGAGGCTCCTCGAGCGCTTTACGCCCGATATCGCGCTCATCGACCTTAACCTGCCCGACGGCAAGGCGATCGAGGCGCTCGAATCGCCGATCGAGGACGCGCGCTTTCCCGTACTCATCATGACCAGCTTCGGAAGCGAAAAATGGGCGGTCGAGGCGATCAAGACCGGGGCGCTCGATTACATGGTAAAATCCCACGAGACCTTTCTCGATATGCCCAGGACGCTCGAACGATCCATGCGGGAATGGAGCCTCATTCAGGACAGGAAGCAGGCCCGAGAAGCCTTGCGTCAGAGCGAAGAGGTTTTCAGGCAGATCGCGGTTAATTCCAGGGACGTCTACTGGCTCATGGTGCCCGGGAGCCGCGCGCTCATCTACGTGAACCCCGCGTACGAGCAGGTCTATAACAGGAGCATTGAGTCCCTTAAAGAGCATCCCCTCTCCTGGCTCGAGGTGGTTCATCCGGCGGATGTCGCGCGCGTGCGCGAAAGTTTTACGACCGGTTCGGGTGAGGGCTTAAACCTGGAATTTCGCGTCCTGCAGCCGGAGGAAGGCGTCCGCTGGCTTTGGGCCAGGACATTTCCCATCACCGATGATACGGGAGCGGTACGGCGGATACTGGGCGTCGCAAGCGATATCACCGACCGCAAGGAGATTGAGGAACAGCAGCTTGTGATACAGAAGCTTGAATCGATAGGCGTTCTCGCGGGCGGCATCGCGCATGATTTCAACAACCTGCTCACCATGATCGTGGGGAATATCTGCCTCGCCATGATGAACATGGATCAGTCGGACAGCGCGTACGAGAGGCTCAAGAAAGCCGAAGGCGCCTGCGAAACGGCGAAGGACCTGGCGTACAGGCTCCTGACGTTTTCCAAGGGCGGCGATCCCGTGACGAAGGTTGTCAGCCCGGGCGGCGTATTACGGGAGGCAGTGGATTTCTTTCTCGCAGGGTCGCCCATCCAGGGGGAGTACCGGATCGATGAGGACCTCTTTCCCGTCGAGATGGATGAAAACCAGATGCGGCAGGTGTTCTATAACCTGACCATAAATGCCAAGGAGGCCATGCCCTCGGGGGGCACGCTGCGGGTTGCGGCGAAAAATAAGCGGCTGAAGGGCGCCAGGAAAACCGACCTGAAGCCGGGCGATTATGTTAACATTTCATTTATCGATGAAGGGATAGGCATACGCGCGGCCGATCTCAATAAAATATTCGATCCCTATTTCACCTCGACCGGGCTGAGCACCAAGAAGGGAAAGGGGTTGGGACTGGCGATCTGTCATTCCATCGTTCAAAAACACGGGGGAAGCATTCACGCGGAATCCGTAGAAGGCGAGGGTGCGACCTTCGAGATATACCTGCCTGCATACAAGGAACCCGAGGAGTAA
- a CDS encoding PAS domain S-box protein yields the protein MVIGSSLVSRYFIAIAAVAAGVFLRLLITDQFGPGLPTYVTFYPAIIFTALLAGYGPGFIATIAFALIADLWLLAPIGRLSPGNIIEAIGLGFFILMGVLITLFMGRYRGIRGKLEILVKERTREFNAANEQLRAEIRERILAEDALRGSKDFARRRLDEIEQLYRTTPVGLCVLDVDLRYVKINERLAQMNGHTVEEHLGVRMRDLIPEIADLVEPMLLNVLKTGQGILDQELTAESAPGMRGYFTVSYLPLFDNAGRVTGINAVIEDITDRKRAENAVRESEERLRFHTENSPMAVVEWNTEFVVTRWAGEAERMFGWSAAETVGKPLAGLNMVYEEDIPIVENVMARLAGGGMPHVVSTNRNYTKSGNIIHCTWYNSILKDTQGRMKSVLSQVLDITGSVAAEQLIKQNARELQLILDSVPAIVYYKDLNNRFIRINKEFEKIMGREKSELEGRSLSELYPAEQAEAFRRDDLEVAESKRPKTGILEPMETIQGTRWVQTHKVPFFDEKGEVAGIIGFAVDISERLRIEGEIRRKEADLMEAQRIAHLGSWYWDAATDVTVGSDELLRIYGFDPATQKMPDFKDQKGLCYPEEEWEKVNSAVEQTVQTGIGYELDVQAFRNGAPIWVTTRSERICDAAGAVIGLRGTVQDITERKKAEQALRDSEYFYHETLESIPGMVFTTRPDGYCDFQSQQWVDFTGVPMIEHLGNGWNKLLHPGDRPRAFAAWRAAVEEKAPYDLEYRVRHFDGTYEWFKVRGNPIRDASGKIMRWFGVAVSIEGIKKAQDALSASRVEALREKNRLEAVMEALSVGVAILDEKGENIQSNLEFEKIWGSTIPRTTGINDYDFHKAWWLDSGEKVLADEWASARAVKNGETVIGQAMRIERFDGSKAYIQNSAAPILDSQLRIDGCAVSLMDITAYIEAQERLRQSTARFETLAMTAAELLRNPEPQKLVERLCTRIMRMLDCQVFFNFLSVFETGKLYLNACAGIPEEEVRRIRWLDYGVAVCGCVARDGSRIVAEQIQCTTDPRTELVKSYGVRAYACHPLMGEEGKVIGTLSFGSRTRDTFSDDDLSLMKAVTDQVATAMVRLNNEEELRARELQARKQSAELETVFSAQTDAILVYGPDATVIRSNAAARAMLGFDPLGKKLEHTPDAAGTGAGAELGATFRALKGETVTNGISEFIDPAGLPRTLLSSSSPMRDSEGTILGAVTVSRDITERRRAEQALRESESRLRHAESIAHLGHWSLDLETNEYSWSDEMYRIFGVNRADFIPRRESLGVLIHPDDIALFEGAIGGACMEGTCEFELRGLRSDGSVRYLSGGGEALRSEQGRPVNVFGTILDVTDLRRTERDLYEKNAELERFTYSISHDLKSPLVTIKTFLEYLKKDLYRSDSEKIEKDILYMNNAAERMGRLLGEILEMSRVGRVGNPPVRVSFRETVSEALGLVAGQVTKRGVEIQVEDSPAVFFGDRARLVEIWQNLVENAVKFLGDREDPRIEIGVEGDGRDAVFFVRDNGTGIDPRFHEKIFGLFEKLDPKTEGTGLGLALVKKIVETLDGRIVVESAGPGEGACFRFTLPEAMAGIEIGERS from the coding sequence ATGGTAATTGGAAGCAGTTTGGTGTCCCGATATTTTATCGCGATAGCGGCCGTCGCCGCGGGCGTATTTTTGCGCCTGCTCATTACGGATCAATTCGGGCCCGGATTGCCTACCTATGTAACCTTTTATCCCGCGATTATATTTACCGCCCTCCTGGCCGGTTATGGCCCGGGATTCATCGCGACTATCGCCTTCGCACTGATCGCGGACCTGTGGCTTCTCGCGCCGATAGGCCGGTTGAGTCCGGGAAATATAATCGAGGCCATCGGCCTGGGATTTTTCATTTTGATGGGCGTTCTTATCACCCTCTTTATGGGCCGATACCGGGGAATCCGAGGAAAGCTTGAAATCCTGGTCAAGGAGAGGACACGGGAGTTCAATGCGGCGAATGAACAGCTCAGGGCGGAAATAAGGGAACGTATATTAGCCGAGGACGCGCTGCGGGGGAGCAAGGATTTCGCCCGGAGGCGCCTGGACGAGATCGAACAGCTGTATCGGACCACCCCCGTGGGCCTTTGTGTCCTCGATGTCGATTTGCGCTATGTGAAGATAAACGAGCGGCTGGCGCAGATGAACGGGCATACCGTGGAGGAGCACCTGGGTGTACGCATGCGCGATCTCATACCGGAAATCGCCGATCTGGTCGAGCCCATGCTCCTTAACGTGCTTAAGACCGGTCAGGGCATCCTGGATCAGGAGCTGACCGCGGAGTCTGCTCCAGGGATGCGGGGATACTTCACGGTGAGCTACCTGCCCCTGTTCGATAATGCGGGCAGGGTCACGGGCATAAACGCCGTCATAGAAGATATTACCGACCGTAAGCGCGCGGAAAATGCCGTTCGTGAAAGCGAGGAGCGCCTCAGGTTTCACACGGAAAATTCTCCCATGGCGGTCGTCGAATGGAACACCGAATTCGTTGTAACGCGCTGGGCGGGAGAGGCGGAACGAATGTTCGGGTGGAGTGCGGCGGAAACCGTCGGGAAACCCCTGGCCGGCCTTAATATGGTCTACGAAGAAGATATTCCAATCGTCGAGAATGTCATGGCCAGGCTTGCGGGCGGCGGGATGCCCCATGTCGTTTCCACCAACCGCAATTACACAAAATCAGGAAACATTATTCATTGCACCTGGTACAATTCGATCCTGAAAGACACGCAGGGACGGATGAAATCGGTGTTGTCGCAGGTACTCGATATCACCGGGAGTGTCGCAGCCGAACAATTAATAAAGCAGAATGCCCGTGAACTGCAGCTTATCCTGGATTCCGTTCCGGCGATTGTCTATTACAAGGATTTGAATAACAGGTTTATCCGTATCAACAAGGAGTTCGAGAAAATCATGGGGCGCGAGAAGAGCGAGCTTGAAGGGCGCTCGCTATCCGAACTCTACCCCGCGGAACAGGCCGAAGCCTTCCGGCGGGACGACCTGGAAGTAGCCGAATCGAAAAGACCGAAAACGGGTATCCTGGAGCCGATGGAAACGATCCAGGGAACCCGGTGGGTCCAGACGCACAAGGTCCCCTTTTTCGACGAGAAGGGGGAGGTCGCCGGAATAATCGGATTCGCGGTGGACATATCGGAGCGCCTGCGGATCGAGGGGGAGATACGCCGGAAAGAGGCGGATTTAATGGAAGCGCAGCGCATCGCCCACCTCGGGAGCTGGTACTGGGACGCGGCGACCGACGTCACGGTGGGATCCGATGAACTCCTCCGCATTTACGGTTTCGATCCGGCGACGCAGAAAATGCCGGATTTCAAGGATCAAAAGGGCCTCTGTTACCCAGAAGAAGAATGGGAAAAGGTGAACAGTGCCGTTGAACAGACGGTGCAAACGGGAATCGGGTATGAACTGGACGTTCAGGCGTTCCGCAATGGCGCCCCTATATGGGTCACTACGCGAAGTGAAAGGATTTGCGACGCAGCGGGCGCCGTGATCGGGCTGCGCGGTACGGTGCAGGATATCACCGAACGCAAAAAGGCAGAGCAGGCGCTTCGCGACAGCGAGTACTTCTACCACGAGACGCTCGAATCCATCCCCGGCATGGTGTTCACGACCAGGCCGGACGGTTACTGCGATTTCCAGAGCCAGCAATGGGTTGATTTTACCGGCGTGCCTATGATCGAGCACCTGGGGAACGGGTGGAACAAGCTGCTCCATCCGGGCGACAGGCCCAGGGCATTCGCGGCCTGGCGTGCCGCCGTGGAAGAGAAAGCACCGTATGATCTTGAATACCGGGTGAGACATTTCGACGGAACGTATGAATGGTTCAAGGTGCGGGGCAATCCCATTCGTGACGCGTCGGGAAAAATCATGCGCTGGTTTGGGGTCGCCGTGAGTATCGAGGGCATAAAGAAGGCGCAGGACGCCCTTTCGGCGTCGCGCGTCGAGGCACTCAGGGAGAAGAATCGGCTCGAGGCGGTCATGGAGGCGTTGTCGGTGGGCGTCGCAATACTCGATGAGAAAGGCGAGAACATTCAATCCAACCTCGAATTCGAAAAAATATGGGGATCCACGATACCGCGCACGACGGGAATAAACGATTATGATTTCCACAAGGCGTGGTGGCTGGATTCAGGCGAAAAGGTACTCGCCGATGAATGGGCGTCGGCACGCGCGGTAAAAAACGGCGAGACCGTAATAGGACAGGCGATGCGGATAGAGCGTTTCGACGGTTCGAAAGCGTACATACAGAATAGCGCGGCGCCCATCCTGGATTCGCAGCTTCGAATAGACGGATGCGCCGTCAGCCTCATGGATATTACCGCGTACATCGAGGCGCAGGAACGCCTGCGCCAGAGCACGGCGCGGTTCGAGACACTGGCCATGACCGCGGCCGAGCTCCTGAGGAATCCGGAACCGCAGAAGCTGGTCGAGAGGCTCTGCACCAGGATAATGAGAATGCTGGACTGCCAGGTATTTTTCAACTTCCTGTCGGTATTTGAAACGGGCAAGCTTTACCTGAACGCGTGTGCCGGCATTCCCGAAGAGGAGGTGCGGCGTATCCGGTGGTTGGATTACGGAGTCGCCGTATGCGGCTGCGTGGCGCGGGATGGAAGTCGTATCGTCGCCGAGCAGATACAGTGCACTACGGACCCAAGGACCGAGCTGGTGAAATCGTACGGGGTAAGGGCATACGCGTGTCACCCGCTCATGGGAGAAGAGGGCAAGGTGATCGGTACGCTTTCGTTCGGTTCCAGGACCCGCGATACATTCAGCGATGACGACCTTTCGCTTATGAAAGCGGTCACCGACCAGGTCGCCACCGCAATGGTCCGATTGAACAACGAGGAGGAATTGCGCGCGAGGGAATTGCAGGCGCGCAAGCAATCCGCGGAGCTCGAGACGGTATTCTCCGCCCAGACCGATGCGATCCTGGTGTACGGTCCCGATGCGACCGTGATCCGGTCCAACGCCGCCGCCCGCGCGATGCTTGGTTTCGATCCGCTCGGAAAAAAGCTGGAACACACCCCGGATGCGGCGGGAACCGGAGCAGGGGCGGAACTGGGCGCGACGTTCCGCGCGCTCAAGGGAGAGACCGTCACGAACGGAATCTCCGAATTTATCGATCCCGCGGGATTGCCGCGCACGCTCCTGTCTTCGTCGTCGCCGATGCGCGATAGCGAGGGTACGATCCTGGGGGCGGTCACCGTTTCACGCGACATCACGGAACGCAGGCGCGCTGAACAGGCGTTGCGGGAAAGCGAAAGCCGCCTGCGGCATGCGGAATCGATCGCGCACCTGGGGCACTGGAGCCTGGACCTGGAAACCAACGAGTACTCATGGTCGGACGAGATGTACCGGATATTCGGGGTCAACAGGGCGGATTTCATTCCGCGCCGCGAGTCGCTCGGGGTTCTCATCCATCCGGACGACATCGCGCTCTTCGAGGGAGCTATAGGCGGGGCGTGCATGGAGGGCACCTGCGAATTCGAATTGCGCGGGCTAAGGAGCGACGGAAGCGTGCGCTACCTGAGCGGCGGCGGGGAGGCGCTGCGCAGCGAACAGGGCAGGCCTGTAAACGTGTTCGGTACAATACTCGACGTAACCGACCTGCGCAGGACGGAAAGGGATCTTTACGAAAAAAATGCGGAGTTGGAACGGTTTACCTACTCCATCTCCCATGATCTGAAAAGCCCGCTGGTTACCATCAAGACGTTCCTGGAATACCTGAAAAAGGACCTGTACCGGTCCGATTCCGAAAAAATAGAGAAAGACATCTTGTATATGAACAACGCCGCCGAACGGATGGGCCGCCTGCTCGGGGAGATACTGGAAATGTCGCGGGTGGGCAGGGTCGGCAATCCGCCCGTGCGGGTTTCCTTCAGGGAGACCGTTTCCGAGGCCCTTGGCCTGGTGGCGGGGCAGGTTACAAAACGAGGCGTGGAAATACAGGTGGAGGATTCGCCGGCGGTATTTTTCGGGGACCGGGCCCGCCTGGTGGAGATCTGGCAGAACCTGGTGGAAAACGCGGTCAAGTTCCTGGGTGACCGCGAGGATCCGCGCATCGAGATAGGGGTGGAGGGCGACGGCAGGGACGCGGTCTTTTTCGTGCGGGATAACGGTACCGGCATAGATCCGCGTTTTCATGAAAAGATTTTCGGGCTGTTCGAAAAGCTCGATCCTAAGACGGAGGGTACGGGGCTGGGCCTCGCCCTGGTTAAAAAAATAGTGGAGACGCTGGACGGCAGGATCGTGGTGGAATCCGCGGGGCCGGGCGAGGGCGCGTGTTTCAGGTTTACCCTGCCCGAGGCAATGGCCGGGATCGAGATAGGAGAGAGATCATGA